The following proteins are co-located in the Acinetobacter sp. NCu2D-2 genome:
- the recO gene encoding DNA repair protein RecO gives MRNEVLHGYLIHHRKYRERSHIVHLFTQEQGRIDGILRQMPPPQYQPIRLQASGKSELKNFTKLEIVNQPIFFFGDAFFSGFYLNEILLRLCPLEVEMPNTFQQYGVTLTQLQQLSSQSDPNQFLKQILRRFEHTLLEELGYAIDFTVDANQAEINPSQHYYFQLNDGFMPSVKETRATVSGQQILTMQHYESGMDFSLEQLQLLTKLYRQVITALLGDRPLKSRQLWIQNSQSHRR, from the coding sequence ATGCGTAATGAAGTACTCCATGGATATTTAATCCATCATCGTAAGTACCGCGAACGCAGTCATATTGTGCATTTATTTACCCAAGAGCAGGGTCGTATTGATGGTATTCTTCGGCAAATGCCACCGCCACAATATCAACCGATTCGTTTACAAGCCTCAGGGAAATCAGAACTTAAAAACTTTACCAAACTTGAAATTGTTAATCAGCCGATTTTCTTTTTTGGAGATGCCTTTTTCTCGGGTTTTTATCTGAATGAAATATTGTTACGCCTGTGTCCACTTGAAGTTGAAATGCCGAATACATTTCAGCAATATGGCGTGACCTTGACCCAATTACAGCAACTCTCGTCACAATCAGATCCCAATCAATTTTTAAAACAAATTTTAAGACGTTTCGAGCATACCTTACTAGAAGAATTAGGTTATGCCATTGATTTTACAGTGGATGCTAATCAAGCAGAAATAAATCCATCACAACATTATTATTTTCAGCTCAATGATGGATTTATGCCATCAGTGAAAGAAACACGTGCCACAGTGTCAGGGCAACAGATTTTAACGATGCAGCATTATGAAAGCGGTATGGATTTTTCCTTAGAACAGTTACAATTATTGACGAAACTGTACCGCCAAGTGATTACTGCATTACTCGGTGATCGACCCTTAAAAAGTCGACAGTTATGGATACAAAATTCTCAATCACATCGTCGTTAG
- a CDS encoding NF038104 family lipoprotein: protein MIKVLTVVACVFFLQGCVHKIVTVPVKVAYKTTKVAVKGTAAVVGAVIPDGDDDEEKSKD from the coding sequence ATGATCAAAGTGCTGACTGTGGTTGCGTGTGTATTCTTCTTACAAGGCTGCGTGCATAAGATTGTGACAGTTCCAGTTAAAGTTGCTTATAAAACGACAAAAGTCGCAGTCAAAGGGACTGCGGCTGTTGTCGGTGCAGTCATCCCAGATGGAGATGACGATGAAGAAAAATCGAAAGATTAA
- a CDS encoding acyl-CoA thioesterase, protein MSDIFDLEIKVKPEHIDQLGHVNNVVYVQWMQDVASAHIEALGLGLKEYIELKHAMVAVEHHVQYRKAAFEGESLILRTWLSDINALYSYRQYVFYRPSDRSILFMGNTQWACVEIVTGRPKRMSPTFTQAYQPIAAELDPYDFSKYDIV, encoded by the coding sequence ATGTCAGATATATTTGATTTAGAAATCAAGGTAAAACCTGAACATATTGATCAATTAGGACATGTAAATAACGTCGTGTATGTGCAGTGGATGCAAGATGTGGCAAGTGCTCATATTGAGGCACTGGGCTTAGGTTTAAAAGAATATATTGAATTAAAGCATGCTATGGTCGCAGTAGAACATCATGTTCAATATCGTAAAGCGGCATTTGAAGGTGAATCTTTAATACTTCGCACATGGTTGAGCGATATAAATGCGTTGTACTCATACCGCCAATATGTGTTTTATCGACCGAGTGATCGCAGCATTTTATTCATGGGTAATACCCAATGGGCATGTGTTGAAATCGTGACTGGTCGTCCAAAGCGTATGTCACCGACCTTTACCCAAGCCTATCAGCCGATTGCAGCCGAACTAGATCCCTATGATTTTTCCAAATATGACATTGTTTAG
- a CDS encoding DUF4845 domain-containing protein yields MRHQKGASYIAILFAIVGFAFIAKIAIAVWGPYWDDRVIDSQIEELIASAPKNTPEKFIQQLGQRLDMNNVRDFDIKENIKVENAGGLAVHKSYEVRKNFIMNVDLIMKFEKDFGKSTSQTQ; encoded by the coding sequence ATGAGACATCAAAAAGGTGCATCTTATATTGCGATATTGTTTGCAATCGTTGGTTTTGCTTTTATTGCAAAGATTGCAATTGCGGTTTGGGGACCATATTGGGATGACCGTGTAATTGATTCGCAAATCGAGGAATTAATTGCATCGGCGCCAAAAAATACACCAGAGAAGTTTATTCAACAGCTTGGACAGCGTTTAGATATGAACAATGTTCGAGATTTTGATATTAAAGAAAATATCAAAGTTGAAAATGCTGGTGGGTTAGCGGTGCATAAAAGTTATGAAGTTCGCAAAAACTTTATAATGAATGTTGATTTAATCATGAAGTTCGAGAAAGATTTTGGTAAAAGCACAAGCCAAACTCAATGA
- the rnc gene encoding ribonuclease III — protein sequence MVKAQAKLNDERLASRIGYQFKQPELLKLALTHRSVSHKTNYERLEFLGDSLLGMIIASYLYNAYPEEHEGRLTRMRATLVRQEALGKIANDLKLSQNLILSTGELKSGGHHRESILADVVEAIIGAIYIDSGDMKLLESIVLKWYVPYLNHIEPTDQLKDPKSRLQEYLQARKKPLPIYEVVDIQGDAPNQHFKVECQIEGLPLMKGEGSSRRFAEQAVAADILKLLEQKS from the coding sequence TTGGTAAAAGCACAAGCCAAACTCAATGATGAACGTCTTGCAAGTCGTATAGGTTATCAGTTTAAACAACCGGAACTTTTAAAACTTGCTTTGACCCATCGTTCAGTCAGTCATAAAACAAACTATGAACGCCTAGAATTTCTAGGCGATTCTCTTTTAGGGATGATCATCGCGAGCTATCTCTATAATGCCTATCCTGAAGAACATGAAGGCCGATTAACGCGTATGCGTGCGACTTTAGTGCGTCAGGAAGCATTAGGAAAAATCGCCAATGATTTAAAACTGAGCCAAAACTTAATTTTAAGTACGGGCGAGTTAAAGTCGGGTGGTCATCATCGTGAATCTATTTTAGCCGATGTGGTTGAAGCAATTATCGGTGCGATTTATATCGACAGCGGAGATATGAAATTGCTCGAATCCATTGTGTTAAAATGGTACGTCCCTTATTTGAACCACATTGAACCAACGGATCAACTTAAAGATCCGAAATCGCGTTTACAAGAGTATCTACAAGCACGTAAAAAACCTCTCCCAATTTACGAGGTTGTAGATATTCAAGGTGATGCCCCAAATCAACATTTCAAAGTGGAATGTCAGATTGAAGGTTTACCTTTGATGAAAGGTGAAGGTTCAAGCCGTCGTTTTGCTGAACAAGCAGTTGCGGCGGATATTTTAAAACTATTGGAGCAAAAGTCTTAA
- the lepA gene encoding translation elongation factor 4, translated as MAQAKKSVDIKNIRNFSIIAHIDHGKSTLADRFIQTCGGLQDREMQAQVLDSMDIERERGITIKAASVTLNYKHPNGETYQLNFIDTPGHVDFSYEVSRSLAACEGALLVVDAAQGVEAQSVANCYTAIEQGLEVLPVLNKIDLPQAEPERVIQEIEDIIGVEAVDAPTCSAKTGLGVEGVLERLVDVIPAPTGDRDAALQALIVDSWFDNYLGVVSLVRVKEGRIRKGDKMLVKSTGQTHIVTSVGIFNPKHTETDILEAGEVGFVIAGIKDIFGAPVGDTITLSTTPEVAVLPGFKKVKPQVYAGLFPIDSSDFEPFRDALHKLQINDSALFFEPESSDALGFGFRCGFLGMLHMEIVQERLEREYNLDLISSAPTVIYEAVLKNGQTVYIDSPSKMPDGSTVEDLREPIAECHILVPQDYLGNVMTLCVERRGVQKDMKFLGNQVSITFEIPMAEVVMDFFDKLKSCSRGFASLDYNFVRFESSSLVKVDVLINGEKVDALAMICHRQDARHRGIALVDKMKDLIPRQMFDVAIQAAIGAQIIARSTVKAMRKNVLAKCYGGDVSRKKKLLAKQKEGKKRMKQVGSVEIPQEAFLAVLKVER; from the coding sequence ATGGCGCAAGCTAAAAAATCTGTTGATATTAAAAACATTCGTAACTTCTCGATTATTGCGCATATCGACCACGGTAAATCGACGCTAGCCGACCGATTTATTCAAACTTGTGGTGGTTTGCAAGATCGTGAAATGCAAGCGCAAGTCCTTGACTCAATGGATATTGAGCGGGAACGTGGGATTACCATTAAAGCTGCTTCAGTGACACTGAACTATAAGCATCCAAATGGTGAAACCTATCAATTAAACTTTATTGATACACCGGGGCACGTTGACTTCTCTTATGAAGTATCGCGTTCTTTGGCGGCGTGTGAAGGTGCATTGTTGGTTGTAGATGCTGCACAAGGTGTTGAGGCTCAGTCTGTTGCTAACTGCTATACCGCAATTGAGCAAGGTCTTGAAGTTCTACCTGTCCTTAACAAAATTGACTTGCCGCAGGCTGAACCTGAGCGTGTTATTCAAGAAATTGAAGATATTATTGGTGTTGAAGCCGTTGATGCACCAACGTGTTCTGCAAAAACAGGTCTAGGTGTAGAAGGTGTACTTGAGCGTTTGGTTGATGTGATTCCTGCACCGACAGGTGATCGTGATGCTGCTTTACAAGCACTGATTGTTGACTCTTGGTTCGATAACTACCTTGGCGTTGTGTCACTCGTTCGTGTCAAAGAAGGTCGTATCCGTAAGGGCGACAAAATGTTGGTGAAATCAACAGGTCAAACACATATCGTAACGTCTGTAGGTATCTTTAATCCGAAACATACCGAAACAGACATTTTAGAAGCTGGTGAAGTAGGCTTTGTGATTGCCGGTATTAAAGACATTTTTGGTGCGCCAGTGGGTGATACCATTACTTTGTCGACTACGCCTGAAGTTGCGGTATTACCTGGATTCAAAAAAGTAAAACCACAGGTGTACGCAGGTCTGTTCCCGATTGATTCAAGTGATTTCGAACCATTCCGTGATGCATTGCATAAACTGCAAATCAATGACTCGGCATTGTTCTTTGAACCTGAAAGCTCAGATGCCTTAGGTTTTGGTTTCCGCTGTGGCTTCTTAGGGATGCTGCACATGGAGATCGTTCAAGAGCGTTTAGAACGTGAATACAACCTTGATTTGATTTCATCTGCGCCGACCGTTATTTACGAAGCTGTATTGAAAAATGGTCAAACCGTTTATATCGACAGCCCATCTAAAATGCCAGATGGTTCAACTGTTGAAGATTTACGTGAACCGATTGCTGAATGTCACATCTTAGTACCGCAAGATTACTTAGGTAACGTCATGACACTTTGTGTTGAACGTCGTGGCGTGCAAAAAGATATGAAATTCTTGGGTAACCAAGTTTCAATTACGTTTGAAATCCCAATGGCAGAAGTGGTGATGGACTTCTTCGATAAATTGAAGTCATGTTCACGTGGTTTTGCATCACTCGATTATAACTTTGTTCGTTTTGAATCATCGTCATTGGTGAAAGTGGATGTTCTCATTAATGGTGAAAAAGTCGATGCTTTGGCGATGATTTGTCACCGTCAGGATGCGCGTCACCGTGGTATTGCACTTGTTGACAAAATGAAAGATCTGATTCCGCGTCAAATGTTTGATGTGGCAATTCAGGCAGCGATTGGTGCGCAAATTATTGCGCGTTCAACCGTAAAAGCGATGCGTAAAAACGTACTTGCGAAATGTTATGGTGGTGACGTATCACGTAAGAAGAAACTTCTTGCGAAGCAAAAAGAAGGTAAGAAACGTATGAAACAAGTGGGTAGTGTTGAGATCCCGCAAGAAGCGTTCTTAGCAGTATTGAAAGTCGAACGCTAA
- a CDS encoding pyridoxal phosphate-dependent aminotransferase has product MDVRLSDRVNSIKPSPTLAVTNKAAELKAAGKNVIGLGAGEPDFDTPQHIKDAAIAAINNGFTKYTAVDGTPGLKKAIIAKLKRDNNLEYAANQILVSCGGKQSFFNLALALLNKGDEVIIPAPYWVSYPDMVIIAEGVPVIVKCGEEQRFKITPAQLEAAITDKTRLVVLNSPSNPTGMIYTKAELEALAEVLRKYPEVMVASDDMYEPIRWDDEFYNIATVAPDLYDRVIVLNGVSKAYAMTGWRIGYAAGPAKLIGAMKKIQSQSTSNPTSISQVAAEAALNGPQDVLEPMVEAFKRRHDLVVNGLNDIKGITCLPADGAFYAYANIRPLIRAKGLKSCTEFAAWLLEETGVAVVPGDAFGLGGYMRISYATADEVLVDALARIKKAADSIEGVDAAIASIAAEK; this is encoded by the coding sequence GTGGACGTACGTCTCTCTGATCGTGTAAATAGCATCAAACCGTCCCCTACACTTGCTGTAACCAACAAAGCTGCTGAATTGAAAGCTGCTGGTAAAAACGTAATTGGTTTAGGCGCAGGTGAGCCAGACTTTGATACCCCACAACACATCAAAGATGCAGCAATTGCAGCAATCAACAACGGTTTCACTAAATATACCGCTGTTGACGGTACGCCAGGTCTTAAAAAAGCAATCATTGCAAAATTAAAACGTGACAATAACCTTGAGTACGCTGCAAACCAAATCTTGGTATCTTGCGGTGGTAAGCAATCTTTCTTTAACTTGGCACTTGCTTTGTTAAATAAAGGTGATGAAGTGATCATCCCTGCGCCATACTGGGTAAGCTACCCTGACATGGTGATCATTGCTGAAGGTGTACCTGTAATTGTGAAATGTGGTGAAGAACAACGTTTCAAAATTACTCCTGCTCAATTAGAAGCTGCAATCACTGACAAAACTCGTTTAGTGGTACTTAACAGCCCATCTAACCCAACAGGTATGATCTATACTAAAGCTGAATTAGAAGCTTTAGCTGAAGTGCTTCGTAAATACCCAGAAGTGATGGTTGCTTCTGATGATATGTACGAACCAATCCGTTGGGATGACGAGTTCTACAACATCGCAACTGTTGCACCTGACCTTTACGACCGCGTAATCGTATTGAACGGTGTATCTAAAGCATATGCGATGACTGGCTGGCGTATTGGCTATGCAGCGGGTCCTGCTAAACTCATCGGTGCGATGAAAAAAATCCAATCTCAATCCACTTCAAATCCAACTTCTATTTCACAAGTTGCTGCTGAAGCTGCATTGAATGGTCCTCAAGACGTTCTTGAGCCAATGGTTGAAGCATTCAAACGTCGTCACGACTTAGTTGTAAATGGCTTGAATGACATCAAAGGGATCACTTGCCTTCCTGCTGACGGTGCATTCTATGCATACGCAAACATCCGTCCATTGATTCGTGCAAAAGGTCTTAAATCTTGCACAGAATTCGCTGCATGGTTATTGGAAGAAACTGGCGTAGCCGTTGTTCCTGGTGATGCATTCGGTCTTGGTGGTTACATGCGTATTTCTTATGCAACTGCTGACGAAGTACTTGTAGATGCGCTTGCACGTATCAAAAAAGCTGCTGACTCAATCGAAGGCGTAGACGCTGCGATTGCTTCAATTGCTGCTGAAAAATAA
- the pdxJ gene encoding pyridoxine 5'-phosphate synthase encodes MAALLGVNIDHVATLRQARGTNYPDPVNAALICEQAGAEGITLHLREDRRHIQDDDVRRMRPVLKTHMNLEMAVTDEMVAIAKEIQPQHVCFVPEKRQEVTTEGGLDVVGHFEDVKKATQELTAIGCDVSLFIDADFAQIDAAVACGAPTIELHTGAYADAETPEAQQAELERIVKGAEYAASKGLVVNAGHGLNLDNVTPIAAIPQIHELNIGHSIIADAVFVGLAQAVQQMKAVIKAAR; translated from the coding sequence ATGGCTGCATTACTTGGTGTCAATATTGACCATGTCGCAACATTAAGACAAGCACGTGGTACGAACTACCCAGACCCAGTCAATGCTGCATTGATCTGTGAGCAGGCGGGCGCTGAAGGCATTACTTTACACTTGCGTGAAGACCGTCGACATATTCAAGATGATGACGTGCGCCGCATGCGTCCTGTACTTAAAACGCATATGAATTTGGAAATGGCGGTGACCGATGAAATGGTCGCGATTGCTAAAGAAATTCAACCGCAGCACGTGTGTTTTGTGCCGGAAAAACGCCAGGAAGTGACCACTGAAGGTGGTTTGGATGTTGTTGGTCATTTTGAAGATGTCAAAAAAGCCACTCAAGAACTGACTGCCATTGGTTGTGATGTGTCTTTATTTATTGATGCGGATTTTGCACAGATTGATGCTGCAGTTGCATGTGGTGCGCCAACCATTGAACTTCATACCGGTGCATATGCGGATGCTGAAACACCTGAAGCGCAACAAGCTGAACTTGAACGTATTGTAAAAGGTGCAGAATACGCTGCATCTAAAGGTTTAGTGGTGAATGCAGGGCATGGCTTGAACTTGGATAATGTCACTCCAATTGCTGCCATTCCACAAATTCATGAGTTGAATATTGGTCACTCAATTATTGCAGATGCCGTATTTGTTGGCTTGGCACAAGCGGTACAGCAAATGAAAGCTGTCATTAAAGCTGCTCGTTAA
- a CDS encoding tRNA-(ms[2]io[6]A)-hydroxylase: MSNIDYDELMKPVIGFLGCETPKAWLDEALQNLDILMQDHANCEKKAASTAMNLMFRYSYFVDLQVKLAQLVREEMLHYEQVLELMHKRGQEWIGLSAGRYAGGLRKEIRTYEPEALIDVLVIGAFVEARSCERFYALAPHVDEELGRYYRYLLKSESRHFEDYLALALDVAKTSKLKNPEEDIQDRIHHIREVEKNLILTPDETFRFHSGVPAKAA, encoded by the coding sequence ATGTCGAATATTGATTATGATGAACTCATGAAGCCGGTCATCGGTTTCTTGGGTTGTGAAACACCCAAAGCGTGGTTGGATGAAGCATTACAGAATTTAGATATTTTGATGCAAGACCATGCTAACTGTGAAAAAAAAGCGGCGAGTACAGCAATGAACTTGATGTTCCGCTACAGTTATTTCGTTGATCTTCAAGTGAAGCTCGCGCAGCTTGTGCGTGAGGAAATGCTGCACTATGAGCAAGTCCTTGAGTTAATGCACAAGCGTGGACAGGAATGGATTGGTCTGAGTGCAGGGCGTTATGCCGGTGGCTTACGTAAAGAAATCCGTACTTACGAGCCGGAAGCGCTAATTGATGTACTTGTGATTGGTGCTTTTGTTGAAGCACGCTCATGTGAGCGCTTCTATGCGCTTGCACCGCATGTTGATGAAGAGTTAGGGCGTTATTACCGTTATTTACTAAAGTCTGAATCACGCCATTTTGAGGACTATCTCGCACTTGCTTTGGATGTGGCTAAAACCTCCAAATTGAAAAATCCTGAAGAAGACATTCAAGATCGAATTCATCATATCCGTGAAGTCGAGAAAAACTTAATTTTAACGCCTGATGAAACTTTCCGTTTCCATAGTGGCGTGCCTGCAAAAGCAGCTTAA
- the era gene encoding GTPase Era, which yields MTTHSDHNDADHESQSDSNDLISQFFSQQGTEIPSDYRSGFVAIVGRPNVGKSTLMNHILGQKLSITSRKPQTTRHKIVGIDSREKSQAVFVDTPGMHKKEVRAINKMMNRAAHSALRDVNLVLFVVDADKWTQNDELVLEKLKNADMPVILVINKIDTLENKNHALPLIQERAKLMNFAEIVPVSALRGANLDHLRNTIASYLPFQPPLYSMDQLTDRSERFLASEIIREKIMRQLGEELPYDLTVQIESFKTEEATINPKTGRPKAACTYIDATIFVDRQGQKAIVIGEKGSKLKKIGMDARADMEKMFEQKIMLTLWVKVKGGWSDDERALKSLGYSDI from the coding sequence ATGACTACTCATTCCGATCACAATGATGCTGATCACGAGTCGCAAAGCGACAGTAACGATTTAATTAGTCAATTCTTTAGCCAGCAAGGCACTGAAATCCCATCGGATTATCGCAGTGGCTTTGTGGCAATTGTCGGCCGTCCGAATGTGGGTAAATCAACGTTGATGAACCATATTTTGGGACAAAAGTTATCGATTACATCACGTAAACCACAAACCACACGTCATAAGATTGTGGGCATTGATTCGCGTGAAAAATCTCAGGCTGTATTTGTCGATACACCTGGGATGCACAAGAAAGAAGTACGTGCCATCAATAAAATGATGAACCGTGCAGCGCATTCAGCGTTACGCGATGTGAACTTGGTTCTGTTTGTGGTGGATGCAGATAAGTGGACTCAAAACGATGAACTTGTTTTGGAAAAACTGAAAAATGCGGATATGCCTGTTATTCTTGTGATTAATAAAATTGATACGCTTGAAAATAAAAACCATGCATTACCACTGATTCAAGAACGTGCGAAATTGATGAATTTTGCGGAAATCGTGCCTGTATCCGCACTTCGTGGTGCCAACCTCGATCATTTGCGTAATACCATCGCCTCTTATCTTCCGTTCCAACCGCCACTTTACTCAATGGATCAATTGACCGATCGTTCAGAACGTTTCTTAGCGTCGGAAATTATCCGAGAAAAGATCATGCGTCAATTGGGTGAAGAGCTTCCTTATGATTTAACTGTTCAAATTGAATCATTTAAAACAGAAGAAGCAACCATCAATCCAAAGACTGGTCGTCCAAAAGCGGCATGTACGTATATTGATGCTACGATTTTTGTCGATCGCCAAGGTCAAAAAGCCATTGTGATTGGTGAAAAAGGTTCGAAATTAAAGAAAATTGGTATGGACGCCCGTGCCGATATGGAAAAAATGTTCGAACAAAAGATCATGCTGACACTTTGGGTGAAAGTCAAAGGTGGTTGGTCTGATGATGAACGTGCATTGAAAAGTCTAGGTTATAGCGATATTTAA
- the map gene encoding type I methionyl aminopeptidase: MNSTYEAPRRLIKTPDEIEKMRVAGRLAAEVLDMIKPHIVPGVTTLELDTICHDYIVNKQDAIPACLGYGAAPGRPAFQHVICTSVNHVVCHGIPSESKKLKKGDILNIDVTVIKDGYHGDTNMMYIVGGETSILANRLCKVAQEAMYRGIEAVKPGATIGDIGHVIQQYVESERFGVVREYCGHGIGTVFHDEPQVLHYGQANTGMILEEGMTFTIEPMVNAGDWKTKLLGDKWTVVTKDHSLSAQYEHTLLVTKNGVEVLTARLEEDLSRFTA, from the coding sequence ATGAACAGTACTTACGAAGCTCCACGTCGACTTATCAAAACTCCAGATGAAATTGAAAAAATGCGAGTGGCGGGACGACTAGCAGCTGAAGTTTTGGATATGATCAAACCGCATATTGTTCCAGGTGTGACTACCCTTGAACTTGATACGATTTGTCATGACTATATCGTTAACAAACAAGATGCGATTCCTGCATGCTTAGGCTACGGTGCTGCACCTGGTCGCCCTGCTTTCCAACACGTGATTTGTACTTCAGTGAACCATGTGGTGTGCCATGGTATTCCATCAGAGAGCAAAAAATTAAAAAAAGGCGACATCCTCAATATTGACGTGACTGTTATTAAAGATGGTTACCACGGTGACACCAACATGATGTATATCGTGGGTGGTGAAACTTCAATTCTTGCTAACCGTCTATGCAAAGTAGCACAAGAAGCAATGTATCGTGGTATTGAAGCTGTAAAACCAGGTGCAACCATTGGTGACATCGGTCACGTAATTCAACAATATGTTGAGTCAGAACGTTTTGGTGTTGTTCGTGAATACTGTGGTCACGGTATTGGTACTGTGTTCCATGATGAACCTCAAGTTCTTCACTATGGTCAAGCAAACACAGGCATGATCTTGGAAGAAGGCATGACCTTTACCATTGAACCAATGGTGAATGCGGGTGACTGGAAAACCAAATTATTGGGTGACAAATGGACTGTGGTAACTAAAGACCATAGCCTCTCAGCACAATATGAACATACATTATTGGTTACAAAAAATGGCGTAGAAGTATTAACAGCTCGCCTTGAAGAAGATTTATCACGCTTTACTGCATAA
- the lepB gene encoding signal peptidase I — MDFDFNLILVPATLFFIAVWLLDKFVFKQRQTKGKGNENVIISWAYDFWPVLTVVLVLRSFLYEPFNIPSDSMVPTLETGDFILVNKFNYGVKLPIVNTKIIDTGRPERGDVIVFRYPPQPTISYIKRVVGLPGDHIVYDHGQLTINGQKVHKVPVEFSREKDNLDTPTSIYHQETLGKHTFTMRELENVNVARQAPFINFVENGKYSRENGLYWEVKVPEGHYFAMGDNRDQSADSRFWGFVPEENLTGRAFYVWMHKEPGFKLPSFSRNGAIQ; from the coding sequence ATGGATTTTGATTTTAATTTAATTCTCGTACCTGCAACTTTATTTTTCATTGCGGTATGGCTCTTGGATAAGTTTGTCTTTAAACAAAGACAGACCAAGGGTAAAGGGAATGAAAATGTCATCATCTCATGGGCTTATGATTTCTGGCCTGTTTTAACGGTGGTTTTGGTTTTACGTTCATTCTTGTATGAACCATTTAATATCCCTTCTGATTCTATGGTGCCAACTTTAGAAACGGGTGATTTTATCTTGGTGAATAAATTCAACTATGGTGTCAAACTTCCAATCGTCAATACAAAAATTATTGACACTGGTCGTCCTGAGCGTGGTGATGTGATTGTATTCCGTTATCCACCACAACCAACCATTAGCTATATTAAACGTGTGGTGGGTTTGCCGGGTGATCATATTGTTTATGATCATGGTCAGCTCACTATCAATGGTCAAAAGGTTCATAAAGTCCCTGTAGAATTTAGTCGTGAAAAAGACAATTTAGATACTCCAACCTCTATTTACCATCAAGAAACCTTGGGTAAACATACCTTTACCATGCGTGAACTTGAGAATGTAAACGTTGCTCGTCAAGCGCCATTTATCAACTTCGTTGAAAATGGTAAATATTCGCGCGAAAATGGTTTATATTGGGAAGTGAAAGTTCCAGAAGGTCATTACTTTGCGATGGGGGATAATCGTGATCAAAGTGCTGACAGTCGTTTTTGGGGATTTGTACCTGAAGAGAATTTAACAGGTCGTGCGTTCTATGTGTGGATGCATAAAGAGCCTGGCTTCAAGTTACCATCTTTCAGTCGAAATGGAGCGATTCAATAA